Proteins encoded together in one Terriglobus saanensis SP1PR4 window:
- a CDS encoding CpaF family protein, with product MSFHLILPFFPEELRALLLDPSISDLMVNGTTGVFADRGGVVEHIPLSTPYTNDRLRAAIERVARLLGQDLTSQNPILNTRLPDGSRVAVVGAPSSINGPTLTIRKFNRWYTSDELIAAGSLPEPVRDKVIGFINERKNGIISGGTSSGKTTLMKALLDHVPQHERLVVIEQPAELKVNHANAVRWEAVEAIPGQVAITPSQLLAAALRHRPDRIIMGEIRDECGYDLLQAMNTGHGGTLSTIHAKSAWDALNRLSDLALSARANLNHAFIRSETAEAIDFVLYCERDATGRRRVRELITVNGYTHADQSFQTEDIYRASAA from the coding sequence ATGAGCTTTCACCTCATTCTCCCGTTCTTCCCAGAGGAGCTGCGCGCGCTCCTCTTGGACCCATCCATCTCCGATCTGATGGTGAATGGGACGACGGGAGTGTTCGCGGATCGTGGCGGCGTGGTCGAGCACATCCCGCTCTCCACGCCCTACACAAACGACCGTTTGCGGGCGGCCATTGAGCGCGTCGCTCGCCTGCTAGGACAGGATCTGACCAGTCAGAATCCGATCCTGAATACACGCTTGCCGGACGGCTCGCGTGTGGCCGTAGTCGGCGCTCCATCCTCGATCAATGGACCGACACTTACCATTCGCAAATTCAACCGCTGGTACACCTCCGATGAGTTGATCGCTGCTGGCAGCTTGCCCGAGCCGGTTCGCGACAAAGTCATTGGCTTCATCAACGAACGAAAGAACGGCATTATCAGCGGTGGAACCAGCTCGGGGAAGACGACCTTAATGAAGGCGCTGCTTGACCATGTTCCACAGCATGAACGTCTGGTGGTCATCGAGCAGCCCGCCGAGTTGAAAGTCAATCATGCCAACGCAGTCCGATGGGAGGCTGTTGAGGCGATTCCGGGCCAGGTTGCCATCACTCCGAGCCAACTCTTGGCCGCCGCTCTGCGGCATCGTCCTGACCGGATCATCATGGGTGAGATACGCGATGAGTGCGGCTATGACCTCCTGCAAGCGATGAACACCGGGCATGGCGGAACGCTCTCCACCATCCACGCAAAGTCCGCATGGGATGCCCTGAATAGGCTTTCTGATTTGGCCCTGAGTGCGCGGGCCAACTTGAATCACGCATTCATACGCTCCGAGACAGCGGAGGCCATCGACTTCGTTCTGTACTGCGAGCGCGACGCCACGGGCCGCCGCCGGGTGCGCGAGCTGATTACCGTGAACGGATACACCCACGCAGACCAGAGCTTCCAGACGGAGGACATCTATCGTGCTTCCGCCGCCTGA
- a CDS encoding type IV secretion system protein yields MSTRTVPIDHALTPSQAMMADQIGNEVYSSHYAERKAYRLIIGCGTVLLCGSIWLNFALAHRPIADRYIRIDEMGRAQAIQYTDLNYSPREGEVRTYLTDWANYRYTINRETIAKKYPLNYYFLSQPLASQLMGTDNQSHLVSQVVGGQVESSDVQVRNVTITSMSEETVQGVRIARGTALVTFDKLFSEEHSHDPRTEHWLASITYYLNPKQVSDQSRIYPQYEFINPLGLTITEFHENRVSVDPITSGGVGVNPNAVAQPVTGAVR; encoded by the coding sequence ATGTCCACGCGCACAGTACCCATTGACCACGCCCTCACGCCATCGCAAGCGATGATGGCCGATCAGATCGGCAACGAGGTTTATTCTTCACACTATGCCGAGCGCAAAGCCTATCGCCTCATCATTGGCTGTGGAACCGTTCTACTCTGCGGTTCCATATGGCTAAACTTCGCGCTGGCGCACCGTCCCATTGCCGACCGCTACATCCGCATCGACGAAATGGGCCGCGCTCAGGCGATCCAATACACGGACCTCAATTACAGTCCACGCGAAGGTGAGGTGCGGACGTATCTCACCGATTGGGCAAACTACCGTTACACCATCAATCGGGAGACGATTGCGAAGAAGTATCCGTTGAACTACTACTTCCTTTCGCAGCCGCTTGCCTCGCAGTTGATGGGCACGGATAACCAGAGTCATCTTGTCTCTCAGGTAGTCGGCGGGCAAGTCGAATCCAGCGACGTGCAGGTTCGCAATGTGACCATCACCTCGATGTCGGAAGAGACCGTGCAGGGTGTTCGCATCGCGCGGGGAACGGCGCTGGTGACGTTCGATAAGCTCTTCTCCGAAGAGCATTCGCATGATCCCCGCACGGAGCACTGGCTGGCTTCTATCACCTACTACCTGAACCCGAAGCAGGTCAGCGATCAGTCTAGAATTTACCCGCAGTATGAGTTCATCAATCCACTTGGCTTGACCATCACGGAGTTCCACGAGAACCGTGTGTCTGTGGACCCCATTACGTCCGGTGGCGTTGGAGTAAACCCCAATGCCGTCGCCCAGCCTGTCACGGGAGCGGTGCGATGA
- a CDS encoding type IV secretion system protein: MSIAVLAQALPSASSGMDWLYQFTNNLTNLTTQNGGALTQLGWTELSCISLFTLVNMVINWNTSTMTFRLHHHPVRAGDLTHFLLKLIVCSLLLNYWVNPFPGASFGINHFFSYIAQAMVAAFDQQSLDQLLQLLKNAGDGTSMPSFTAPVQILCYVLVQIMLGLASAILFVINCSAFILYGVTALFGPVFVPLLMTQTFKAKFFHFLDVLISFAMIRAVAAAFIYVWAGFMNGFLQQTFNGNYSMDMWIANLIPCLMVFVAFIINMLFIPSMTQAIFGGAAGLASSGQQAVGNIVRTLAITGGV; encoded by the coding sequence ATGAGCATCGCCGTTCTCGCACAAGCACTGCCGTCCGCATCGTCGGGCATGGACTGGCTCTACCAGTTCACAAACAACCTGACTAATCTCACGACACAGAACGGCGGCGCACTGACTCAGCTCGGTTGGACTGAGCTGAGTTGCATCTCCCTCTTCACCCTTGTGAACATGGTCATCAACTGGAACACCAGTACGATGACATTCCGCCTGCACCACCATCCCGTGCGTGCCGGCGACCTCACCCACTTCCTGCTCAAACTTATCGTGTGCAGTCTGCTGCTGAACTATTGGGTGAATCCGTTCCCAGGCGCAAGCTTCGGTATCAATCACTTCTTCAGCTACATCGCACAAGCGATGGTCGCAGCGTTCGATCAGCAATCGCTTGACCAGTTACTCCAACTGCTCAAGAACGCTGGCGATGGGACGTCAATGCCGTCTTTTACCGCGCCGGTTCAGATCCTCTGCTATGTACTTGTCCAGATCATGCTTGGACTCGCCTCCGCCATTCTGTTCGTCATCAATTGCAGCGCCTTCATCCTCTACGGTGTGACCGCACTCTTTGGCCCTGTCTTTGTGCCGTTGCTCATGACACAGACCTTCAAGGCGAAGTTCTTTCATTTCCTCGACGTGCTTATCAGCTTCGCCATGATTCGGGCTGTTGCTGCAGCGTTCATCTATGTCTGGGCAGGATTCATGAACGGATTCCTCCAGCAGACCTTTAACGGCAATTATTCAATGGATATGTGGATTGCCAATTTAATCCCTTGCTTGATGGTTTTCGTCGCGTTCATCATTAACATGCTGTTCATTCCGAGCATGACGCAGGCCATCTTTGGCGGTGCGGCGGGACTCGCATCATCAGGCCAACAGGCGGTCGGGAATATCGTCAGGACGCTCGCAATCACTGGAGGCGTGTAG